The nucleotide window CATGTATCGCATCAGCCTACTCAAACACGAGCCTAAGGATTTCAGTTACCGCGAGTTACGCCAGGAGGTTGACCGCCGCAAATTTTTTCAGCCGCTGTATGAATTCGGGCAAAGCTTTCTGGGTACTGCCGGCCTGTCCAATGAGAGTATAAAATACTATGCATCATTGGTTCCGTTCTACTCCGTCTACAAGCTGCGGCGCATGGCGGAACCCACAACACGCCTGTATTTGCTGTGTTTCGCCTTTCATCGCTTTCGGCAAATCAACGATAATTTGATCGAAGCCCTGATTTGTCTCATTGGCCAATACGAGAAACAAGCCAAACTTGCCGCCGACGAGGCCATGCAGCAAGCCATCAACGAGGCCGGCGCGAATCTACAGGCGGCAGGCCAAGTTCTGGAACTGTTCATCGACAATTCAATCCCTGACGAAACACCGTTTGCGGCCATCAAGGAAAAGGCTTTCGAGCTACTCAACATCGAGAGCTTTCCTGTCGTATCCGGTTTTATGCGTAACATCGAATTCGATAAAACCGCTTTTGAATGGTCGTATTACGGCACGCTACGGCACAAATTCAAGCTCAATTTACGGCATTTGTTCTGTAACCTCGATTTCGTCTGCCTAGTGTCGGATGAACCACTGTTGGAAGCCATTTTGTTTCTACAGGAGCTGCTACGCCAAGGCAAGACACCACGACAAATGAACCCGTCCAACTTCCCGACCGGAATCATCGCAAAGAATTTGCAGCGGTATTTATATACCAAGGCGGAAGAACAAAAAAAGAAAACCCTAGAGGTTGATCGCTATGAGTTCCTGGTATACCGCGAGCTACGGAAGGCGCTTGAAGCCTGTGACGTATTTGTTCGGGATAGTAACGAATTTCGCAGCTTTGATGACGACCTGATCAACGCCGAGCGCTGGAATAAGGATAAAGACGCAATATTGCAAGAAATCGGCGCCCCGATTCTGTTGACACCAATCCAGGATACGTTAGACGCGCTCAAGCGGGAACTGGAAGCCAAGTACAAATCAGTGAACCAGCGCATTGAAAGCGGCGACAATAAACATATCAAAATCACCGGTAGCGGGGACAAACTTCGCTGGACGTTGGTTTATCCTTCCGAGGAAGAGCCAACCAACAGTCCGTTCTATGGTCAATTGCCAAGTATCGGCGTGGCCGACCTGCTTTGGTTTGTCGCTGAAAGAACAGGATTCTTGAAATCATTTGCCCACGTTTTGGAACGCTACGTTAAACAAGATGCCGATCCGAAACTGATCCTGGCCTGTATCGTTGCCATGGGTACCAATATGGGTTTAAGGAAAATGGCGGAAGTCTCAGGGCTTAGTCATTCTGCGTTGCTGACGACGGCGCGCAATTTCCTGCGGGCGGAAACGCTGCATGCAGCGAATGACGTCATTTCCAACGCTACGGCTGCGTTACCCGTTTTCCAAGCGTACGACATCCACCACCAGAAGCATTCTAGCAGTGACGGCCAGCATATAGTCACGCAGATCGACACGATCAATGCCCGACACTCCAGCAAGTTTTTCGCGCTAAAGAAAGGCGTAAACTCCATTACCTTGGCCATAAATCATGTCCCGATTAATGCCAAGATTATCGGTGCGCACGAACATGAATCACATTTCGTGTTCGACATCCTGTACAACAATACAACGGAGATCAAGCCGGAAAGGCATTCGACGGACACGCATGGCACCAATCAAGTGAATTTCTTTATCTTGCGCGTCTTCGGCTACCAATTTTCGCCACGTTATCGTGACCTGCATAAAAAGATCGATAGCCTAGTTGGGTTCCAGCACCCAAGCCGTTATGGCGATGCCTTGTTTAAGCCATCGCGTAAGGCCTTTGATACCTTAATATGCAAGGAGTGGCCGAATATCCAGCGCATTCTGGCTTCGCTTGCACAAAAAGATGTGACCCAAGCAACCATAGTGCGTAAGCTCGCCAGTTATAAGCGGCAGAACCAGACCAAGAAGGCACTATGGGAATTGGACAATATTTATCGGTCACTTCATATCCTTGATTTCATCGATGACCCGATACTCAGGCAGCGCATCCAAAAGGCGCTTAATCGCGGCGAGGCGTATCATCGCATGCGACGAGCCATTTCCTATGTCAATGGCGGCAAATTCCGGGTAAAAACCGAAGCGGAGCAGCAAATCTGGAACGAGTGTTCCCGGCTCGTTGCCAACGCCATCATCCACTACAACACGCTGATCTTGTCGCGGGTGTATGAGCAAAAACTAGCAGCCGGCGACCAGGATGCTATCGAGATCATTAAGGGGACTTCGCCAGTCGCCTGGCAAAATGTGAATCTGATCGGTAAGTTTGAGTTTACGGAAGAAAACACCAAGGTTGACATTGATGCGTTGGTTGCACGATATAACGATCCTGATTTCTGGCGTAAATCGGTTGAGGGAGATGGAGTTCCTTAGTGAAAAAACCATCTTTTTCGACACATACTCAGCTATATTCGATTGCTTGCTTGTTATGCTCATCTCCTCTATTGCCTCTCGCAGAGGGTAATCTCCACGTACTGATAGAAAAGGGAGTAGCAGGAAATCACTTTTCTACGAAACGGCTACTTTTAAAAGCTTATTGTCGCAATTTTGCTCTGTTTCGAGCCGAGAACTTGTAATTCCAATGCCTTGGCTCAACCACATATCGTTTGCCATATTGCCCTTGCCAGCATAGAATCACGCCTTAGCTTTAAGGTTCCCGCGCTACGCGGGTGAAACTGGAAGTCGGTTAAATGCCGACGCTGCCCCCGCAACGGTAGGTGATTCGTCACGAGCCCGGAGACAGGCCTAAAGCTGTAGTCAACAGCATTGCGGAGGGCGATCTGTCAAATCGGTTTTTTTGGTTTGTCATCCCGTGCTGTTATTCCGTTTATCAGATCCGGGAACGTTAACCATGAAAACACTCGCTGCATCCACCGCTATATCAACTTCAAAATTCCTGCCCGGCTTCAGTGCCATCGTATTGGGTCTAACCGTCGTTTTAGGTTTGGGCTTTTTGCAGGATGCCAACAATTACCTACATAATGCCGCCCACGACGGACGCCACAGCGCTGCCTTTCCTTGCCATTAACATGGCTGATTTTCGTAAGCTGGTCGCCGTCTCGCTACTGGCGGGATTATTGGGCGGCTTGTTACTCAGCCTGCTGCAACACTATCAAACCCTGCCGTTGATTTTGGCCGCCGAACAGTTCGAAACGCCATCGACTGAAGAACATGTGCATGACTGGCTGCCAATGGATGGCTGGCAACGTAATGGTTTTACCCTGATATTCAATGGCCTGACCGGTTTTGGTTTTGCCTTGTTAATCAGTGCTTCGATGTACTGGCGGGATCAACGCGGTTATCTGTATGGACTGGGCTGGGGTTTAGCCGGTTATTGGGTGTTTTTTGTCGCGCCATCGTTGGGTTTGCCGCCGGAATTGCCCGGTACCGACAGCGCCGAATTGCATAGTCGCCAAGCGTGGTGGCTATTTGCAGCAACGGCCACGGCCATGGGTTTGTTTGGCCTGTTTTTGACCAAACAACGTTGGCTGCAAGTCGGCGGCGCCGGCTTATTGGCTTTGCCGCATCTGATCGGCGCGCCACATCCGGAAGTTGCCCACGCCTTGGCGCCCGAAGCATTACAACAGCATTTTGTAGTATGGACCTCTATTAATAACGCCATTTTCTGGCTAGCCTTGGGCGCGATATCCGGCTGGTTGCTGCGTAAACTGGCATTTTAATGATGATTACCGGCTCGTTGCAGGCTTCTTATTTGCACCTTTATTTCCCATTCAACCCGCAAGTCGCGGCTGGATTTTTTTTATGAGCGAACTCGCGAAAGTCTGGTTTGTCGGCGCTGGG belongs to Methylomonas sp. LL1 and includes:
- a CDS encoding CbtB domain-containing protein, which codes for MKTLAASTAISTSKFLPGFSAIVLGLTVVLGLGFLQDANNYLHNAAHDGRHSAAFPCH
- a CDS encoding Tn3 family transposase; this translates as MNVNSRRLSILTKSEIDDLYGLPRFSDDDRSVFFDLSAVEQKAVDAVYARSSAVHLILQIGYFKAKQQFFVYVREAVLDDLHYILQRYFPDQALDKIKTLSKPTRLEQQQIILQLFDYRLCDGEAKAALELKAQRVAMLSTQPIYILRETLQYLTNQRLIAPGYTYLQDMVSRVVTGERRRITDLLKKAVTPDVDKQLEALLESEEGMYRISLLKHEPKDFSYRELRQEVDRRKFFQPLYEFGQSFLGTAGLSNESIKYYASLVPFYSVYKLRRMAEPTTRLYLLCFAFHRFRQINDNLIEALICLIGQYEKQAKLAADEAMQQAINEAGANLQAAGQVLELFIDNSIPDETPFAAIKEKAFELLNIESFPVVSGFMRNIEFDKTAFEWSYYGTLRHKFKLNLRHLFCNLDFVCLVSDEPLLEAILFLQELLRQGKTPRQMNPSNFPTGIIAKNLQRYLYTKAEEQKKKTLEVDRYEFLVYRELRKALEACDVFVRDSNEFRSFDDDLINAERWNKDKDAILQEIGAPILLTPIQDTLDALKRELEAKYKSVNQRIESGDNKHIKITGSGDKLRWTLVYPSEEEPTNSPFYGQLPSIGVADLLWFVAERTGFLKSFAHVLERYVKQDADPKLILACIVAMGTNMGLRKMAEVSGLSHSALLTTARNFLRAETLHAANDVISNATAALPVFQAYDIHHQKHSSSDGQHIVTQIDTINARHSSKFFALKKGVNSITLAINHVPINAKIIGAHEHESHFVFDILYNNTTEIKPERHSTDTHGTNQVNFFILRVFGYQFSPRYRDLHKKIDSLVGFQHPSRYGDALFKPSRKAFDTLICKEWPNIQRILASLAQKDVTQATIVRKLASYKRQNQTKKALWELDNIYRSLHILDFIDDPILRQRIQKALNRGEAYHRMRRAISYVNGGKFRVKTEAEQQIWNECSRLVANAIIHYNTLILSRVYEQKLAAGDQDAIEIIKGTSPVAWQNVNLIGKFEFTEENTKVDIDALVARYNDPDFWRKSVEGDGVP
- a CDS encoding CbtA family protein; translated protein: MADFRKLVAVSLLAGLLGGLLLSLLQHYQTLPLILAAEQFETPSTEEHVHDWLPMDGWQRNGFTLIFNGLTGFGFALLISASMYWRDQRGYLYGLGWGLAGYWVFFVAPSLGLPPELPGTDSAELHSRQAWWLFAATATAMGLFGLFLTKQRWLQVGGAGLLALPHLIGAPHPEVAHALAPEALQQHFVVWTSINNAIFWLALGAISGWLLRKLAF